In Acanthopagrus latus isolate v.2019 chromosome 17, fAcaLat1.1, whole genome shotgun sequence, the following are encoded in one genomic region:
- the twist1b gene encoding twist-related protein 1b isoform X2: protein MSEENVGEESGSAPVSPADSLSNSEGELDRQPKRCGRKRRPSRKNGEDSDSPTPGKRGKKSSSSSPQSFEELQSQRVMANVRERQRTQSLNEAFAALRKIIPTLPSDKLSKIQTLKLAARYIDFLYQVLQSDELDSKMVTADSTYHILTGQIWSPMLDTWDQSI, encoded by the exons ATGTCTGAGGAAAATGTGGGGGAAGAGTCGGGCAGCGCGCCTGTCTCTCCTGCGGACAGCCTGAGCAACAGCGAGGGGGAGCTGGACAGGCAGCCGAAGAGatgtgggaggaagaggagaccGAGTAGGAAAAACGGGGAGGACTCAGATAGCCCGACCCCTGGGAAAAGAGGGAagaagtccagcagcagcagcccccaGTCTTTCGAGGAGCTCCAGTCGCAGCGGGTCATGGCCAACGTCCGAGAGCGCCAGAGGACGCAGTCTCTGAACGAGGCGTTCGCGGCTCTGCGGAAAATTATCCCCACCTTGCCCTCGGACAAACTGAGCAAAATACAGACCCTTAAGCTCGCAGCCAGATACATCGACTTCCTCTACCAGGTGCTGCAGAGCGACGAGCTGGACTCCAAAATG GTGACTGCTGATTCTACTTATCACATTCTGACGGGACAAATCTGGAGTCCAATGCTGGATACATGGGATCAATCTATTTAA
- the twist1b gene encoding twist-related protein 1b isoform X1, which translates to MSEENVGEESGSAPVSPADSLSNSEGELDRQPKRCGRKRRPSRKNGEDSDSPTPGKRGKKSSSSSPQSFEELQSQRVMANVRERQRTQSLNEAFAALRKIIPTLPSDKLSKIQTLKLAARYIDFLYQVLQSDELDSKMASCSYVAHERLSYAFSVWRMEGAWSMSTSH; encoded by the coding sequence ATGTCTGAGGAAAATGTGGGGGAAGAGTCGGGCAGCGCGCCTGTCTCTCCTGCGGACAGCCTGAGCAACAGCGAGGGGGAGCTGGACAGGCAGCCGAAGAGatgtgggaggaagaggagaccGAGTAGGAAAAACGGGGAGGACTCAGATAGCCCGACCCCTGGGAAAAGAGGGAagaagtccagcagcagcagcccccaGTCTTTCGAGGAGCTCCAGTCGCAGCGGGTCATGGCCAACGTCCGAGAGCGCCAGAGGACGCAGTCTCTGAACGAGGCGTTCGCGGCTCTGCGGAAAATTATCCCCACCTTGCCCTCGGACAAACTGAGCAAAATACAGACCCTTAAGCTCGCAGCCAGATACATCGACTTCCTCTACCAGGTGCTGCAGAGCGACGAGCTGGACTCCAAAATGGCAAGTTGTAGTTATGTGGCTCATGAGAGGCTGAGCTACGCCTTCTCTGTATGGAGGATGGAGGGCGCTTGGTCCATGTCAACATCTCACTAG